The proteins below come from a single Effusibacillus pohliae DSM 22757 genomic window:
- a CDS encoding GNAT family N-acetyltransferase, which produces MGKLMLRSLIGLASRLEGLEQIVLSVTAHNETAKKLYDSLGFQVFGREPRALRANGEYFDEEHRVLLLNIVKLDGEW; this is translated from the coding sequence ATCGGAAAACTGATGCTCCGCTCGCTGATTGGGCTGGCCAGCCGCTTGGAGGGCCTGGAGCAAATCGTGTTGTCGGTGACCGCCCATAACGAAACTGCCAAGAAACTGTACGACAGCCTGGGATTTCAAGTGTTCGGACGGGAACCGCGTGCCTTGCGGGCGAACGGGGAGTATTTCGACGAGGAGCACCGCGTGCTGTTGTTGAATATTGTCAAACTGGACGGCGAATGGTAA